In a genomic window of Chrysemys picta bellii isolate R12L10 chromosome 1, ASM1138683v2, whole genome shotgun sequence:
- the CBX7 gene encoding chromobox protein homolog 7 isoform X1 has protein sequence MELSAIGEQVFAVESIRKKRIRKGNVEYLVKWKGWPPKYSTWEPEDHILDPRLVVAYEEKEERDRASGYRKRGPKPKRLLLQQNLNHAQAQMEMACRGSLWQWRNQIRASGFHCAEGMERLYGMDLRSAHKGKEKLCFSLSRRFGGGGSNLAGAKPGQTELSEKSGGGVLPFPLRKQRKNQKYLRLSRKKFPRMSSLESRNHRREFFLKESVALETRQTPNDWDATQHASKEVGVDAVDGSLPWIPTLSPSEVTVTDITANSITVTFREAQVAEGFFRDRSVQF, from the exons atggAGCTCTCTGCTATCGGGGAGCAGGTGTTTGCGGTGGAGAGTATCAGGAAGAAGCGCATAAGGAAG ggtAATGTAGAATACCTGGTGAAGTGGAAAGGATGGCCCCCAAA ATACAGCACATGGGAGCCGGAGGATCACATCCTGGATCCTCGCCTGGTAGTGGCTTATGAAGAGAA gGAAGAGAGAGACCGTGCATCAGGATACAGGAAGAGAGGCCCTAAACCGAAACGCCTCTTATTACAG CAAAACTTAAACCATGCTCAGGCCCAGATGGAGATGGCCTGTAGAGGGTCGTTGTGGCAGTGGAGGAATCAGATTAGGGCAAGTGGGTTCCACTGTGCAGAAGGGATGGAG AGGCTTTACGGTATGGACCTGAGGAGTGCCCACAAGGGAAAGGAGAAGCTCTGTTTCTCTCTATCACGGCgatttggaggaggaggaagcaatcTGGCAGGGGCCAAGCCAGGACAGACAGAGCTATCGGAGAAGAGTGGGGGAGGCGTCCTACCATTCCCGCTCCGGAAGCAGCGCAAGAACCAGAAATATCTCCGGCTGTCACGGAAAAAGTTTCCACGCATGTCAAGCCTGGAGAGCCGTAACCACAGGCGTGAGTTCTTCTTGAAGGAGTCAGTGGCACTAGAGACTAGGCAAACTCCCAATGACTGGGATGCGACGCAGCATGCTAGCAAAGAAG TAGGTGTGGATGCAGTTGATGGCAGCCTCCCCTGGATCCCCACCTTGTCCCCCAGCGAAGTGACAGTGACAGACATCACGGCGAACTCCATTACCGTGACCTTCAGAGAAGCACAAGTGGCCGAGGGCTTCTTCCGAGACCGAAGTGTGCAGTTCTGA
- the CBX7 gene encoding chromobox protein homolog 7 isoform X4, whose protein sequence is MELSAIGEQVFAVESIRKKRIRKGNVEYLVKWKGWPPKYSTWEPEDHILDPRLVVAYEEKEERDRASGYRKRGPKPKRLLLQRLYGMDLRSAHKGKEKLCFSLSRRFGGGGSNLAGAKPGQTELSEKSGGGVLPFPLRKQRKNQKYLRLSRKKFPRMSSLESRNHRREFFLKESVALETRQTPNDWDATQHASKEGVDAVDGSLPWIPTLSPSEVTVTDITANSITVTFREAQVAEGFFRDRSVQF, encoded by the exons atggAGCTCTCTGCTATCGGGGAGCAGGTGTTTGCGGTGGAGAGTATCAGGAAGAAGCGCATAAGGAAG ggtAATGTAGAATACCTGGTGAAGTGGAAAGGATGGCCCCCAAA ATACAGCACATGGGAGCCGGAGGATCACATCCTGGATCCTCGCCTGGTAGTGGCTTATGAAGAGAA gGAAGAGAGAGACCGTGCATCAGGATACAGGAAGAGAGGCCCTAAACCGAAACGCCTCTTATTACAG AGGCTTTACGGTATGGACCTGAGGAGTGCCCACAAGGGAAAGGAGAAGCTCTGTTTCTCTCTATCACGGCgatttggaggaggaggaagcaatcTGGCAGGGGCCAAGCCAGGACAGACAGAGCTATCGGAGAAGAGTGGGGGAGGCGTCCTACCATTCCCGCTCCGGAAGCAGCGCAAGAACCAGAAATATCTCCGGCTGTCACGGAAAAAGTTTCCACGCATGTCAAGCCTGGAGAGCCGTAACCACAGGCGTGAGTTCTTCTTGAAGGAGTCAGTGGCACTAGAGACTAGGCAAACTCCCAATGACTGGGATGCGACGCAGCATGCTAGCAAAGAAG GTGTGGATGCAGTTGATGGCAGCCTCCCCTGGATCCCCACCTTGTCCCCCAGCGAAGTGACAGTGACAGACATCACGGCGAACTCCATTACCGTGACCTTCAGAGAAGCACAAGTGGCCGAGGGCTTCTTCCGAGACCGAAGTGTGCAGTTCTGA
- the CBX7 gene encoding chromobox protein homolog 7 isoform X2: protein MELSAIGEQVFAVESIRKKRIRKGNVEYLVKWKGWPPKYSTWEPEDHILDPRLVVAYEEKEERDRASGYRKRGPKPKRLLLQQNLNHAQAQMEMACRGSLWQWRNQIRASGFHCAEGMERLYGMDLRSAHKGKEKLCFSLSRRFGGGGSNLAGAKPGQTELSEKSGGGVLPFPLRKQRKNQKYLRLSRKKFPRMSSLESRNHRREFFLKESVALETRQTPNDWDATQHASKEGVDAVDGSLPWIPTLSPSEVTVTDITANSITVTFREAQVAEGFFRDRSVQF, encoded by the exons atggAGCTCTCTGCTATCGGGGAGCAGGTGTTTGCGGTGGAGAGTATCAGGAAGAAGCGCATAAGGAAG ggtAATGTAGAATACCTGGTGAAGTGGAAAGGATGGCCCCCAAA ATACAGCACATGGGAGCCGGAGGATCACATCCTGGATCCTCGCCTGGTAGTGGCTTATGAAGAGAA gGAAGAGAGAGACCGTGCATCAGGATACAGGAAGAGAGGCCCTAAACCGAAACGCCTCTTATTACAG CAAAACTTAAACCATGCTCAGGCCCAGATGGAGATGGCCTGTAGAGGGTCGTTGTGGCAGTGGAGGAATCAGATTAGGGCAAGTGGGTTCCACTGTGCAGAAGGGATGGAG AGGCTTTACGGTATGGACCTGAGGAGTGCCCACAAGGGAAAGGAGAAGCTCTGTTTCTCTCTATCACGGCgatttggaggaggaggaagcaatcTGGCAGGGGCCAAGCCAGGACAGACAGAGCTATCGGAGAAGAGTGGGGGAGGCGTCCTACCATTCCCGCTCCGGAAGCAGCGCAAGAACCAGAAATATCTCCGGCTGTCACGGAAAAAGTTTCCACGCATGTCAAGCCTGGAGAGCCGTAACCACAGGCGTGAGTTCTTCTTGAAGGAGTCAGTGGCACTAGAGACTAGGCAAACTCCCAATGACTGGGATGCGACGCAGCATGCTAGCAAAGAAG GTGTGGATGCAGTTGATGGCAGCCTCCCCTGGATCCCCACCTTGTCCCCCAGCGAAGTGACAGTGACAGACATCACGGCGAACTCCATTACCGTGACCTTCAGAGAAGCACAAGTGGCCGAGGGCTTCTTCCGAGACCGAAGTGTGCAGTTCTGA
- the CBX7 gene encoding chromobox protein homolog 7 isoform X3, with the protein MELSAIGEQVFAVESIRKKRIRKGNVEYLVKWKGWPPKYSTWEPEDHILDPRLVVAYEEKEERDRASGYRKRGPKPKRLLLQRLYGMDLRSAHKGKEKLCFSLSRRFGGGGSNLAGAKPGQTELSEKSGGGVLPFPLRKQRKNQKYLRLSRKKFPRMSSLESRNHRREFFLKESVALETRQTPNDWDATQHASKEVGVDAVDGSLPWIPTLSPSEVTVTDITANSITVTFREAQVAEGFFRDRSVQF; encoded by the exons atggAGCTCTCTGCTATCGGGGAGCAGGTGTTTGCGGTGGAGAGTATCAGGAAGAAGCGCATAAGGAAG ggtAATGTAGAATACCTGGTGAAGTGGAAAGGATGGCCCCCAAA ATACAGCACATGGGAGCCGGAGGATCACATCCTGGATCCTCGCCTGGTAGTGGCTTATGAAGAGAA gGAAGAGAGAGACCGTGCATCAGGATACAGGAAGAGAGGCCCTAAACCGAAACGCCTCTTATTACAG AGGCTTTACGGTATGGACCTGAGGAGTGCCCACAAGGGAAAGGAGAAGCTCTGTTTCTCTCTATCACGGCgatttggaggaggaggaagcaatcTGGCAGGGGCCAAGCCAGGACAGACAGAGCTATCGGAGAAGAGTGGGGGAGGCGTCCTACCATTCCCGCTCCGGAAGCAGCGCAAGAACCAGAAATATCTCCGGCTGTCACGGAAAAAGTTTCCACGCATGTCAAGCCTGGAGAGCCGTAACCACAGGCGTGAGTTCTTCTTGAAGGAGTCAGTGGCACTAGAGACTAGGCAAACTCCCAATGACTGGGATGCGACGCAGCATGCTAGCAAAGAAG TAGGTGTGGATGCAGTTGATGGCAGCCTCCCCTGGATCCCCACCTTGTCCCCCAGCGAAGTGACAGTGACAGACATCACGGCGAACTCCATTACCGTGACCTTCAGAGAAGCACAAGTGGCCGAGGGCTTCTTCCGAGACCGAAGTGTGCAGTTCTGA